Proteins encoded together in one Anaerotignum propionicum DSM 1682 window:
- a CDS encoding vWA domain-containing protein yields the protein MRFFTPWGLLGLLAVPAIIFMYLLKQKYKETKVPSLYLWKKAIPESKAQEPWQKLRKNILMFLQIAAAAVLAFALGSPYIMGKTQVVDYVLALDCSISMQARDVAESRFVAAKKDMLRLVDEAAPETTFSFVLLGEEPSLVLSGTQEKQEILRCIQDTQVTDGGVAWDKAKEILEAERDVLGGQIVVFTDDYGSMGDLPVEEQVYNKGGNNSALSLLSYSEQEDGLSVLTRLENWGVGGEEKTVTLYVDNAVFDTKSFLLERGESKDVTFRGVPKDANSIMVRLFPEDDLMTDNMRYVGVSSSSSERVLLVTENNMFLEKALSLIDNVELYKASPEKMTGISGYGLYIFDGCLPEKMPDDGFILLLNPPENAYVTMGEKKNITATARMLDNTGLADISTISFEVSKARALNANWGKPLIRSGGDSLAVFGEYQGKKTAVFGFDLHDSDLPLNAGFPILFYRLMEWYFPDGEGALTQHQAGETISFSLRPETEKAWVITPQGGKMVVAPPFPSLPYTQTSKTGFYSLVEEDGSGTQTTQIFGINPKTEGESDLTLKGEQKTVEGGQAKTVHAGKSMRNLLLLLLCAILIIEWRVNCREH from the coding sequence ATGCGCTTTTTCACACCATGGGGATTGCTTGGACTTTTGGCGGTACCTGCAATTATTTTCATGTATTTGCTGAAACAAAAATATAAAGAGACGAAGGTTCCCAGCCTTTATCTATGGAAAAAAGCAATTCCGGAGTCAAAAGCACAGGAACCATGGCAAAAGCTTAGGAAAAATATCCTTATGTTCCTCCAAATTGCAGCGGCTGCGGTTTTGGCGTTTGCATTGGGCAGTCCGTATATTATGGGCAAAACCCAAGTGGTAGATTACGTCCTTGCTTTGGATTGCTCCATAAGTATGCAGGCTCGGGATGTGGCAGAAAGTAGATTTGTCGCCGCAAAAAAGGATATGCTTCGTTTGGTTGATGAGGCAGCTCCGGAAACTACCTTTTCTTTTGTGTTGCTGGGAGAGGAACCATCTTTGGTTTTAAGTGGCACCCAAGAAAAACAGGAAATACTTCGCTGTATTCAGGACACACAAGTGACAGACGGCGGCGTAGCTTGGGATAAGGCAAAGGAAATTTTGGAAGCGGAACGAGACGTTCTTGGTGGACAGATTGTTGTTTTTACCGATGATTATGGTTCAATGGGTGATTTGCCTGTAGAAGAACAGGTTTATAATAAAGGCGGAAATAATAGCGCTTTATCTCTATTGTCTTATTCTGAGCAAGAGGATGGTCTTTCCGTTTTGACCCGTTTGGAAAATTGGGGAGTTGGCGGAGAGGAGAAAACGGTAACTCTTTATGTGGATAATGCCGTTTTCGATACGAAGAGTTTTTTACTTGAGCGAGGAGAATCCAAGGATGTGACCTTTCGGGGAGTACCCAAGGACGCCAACTCTATCATGGTTCGCTTGTTCCCTGAGGATGACTTGATGACGGATAACATGCGCTATGTGGGTGTTTCCTCGTCAAGCAGTGAAAGAGTGCTTTTGGTTACAGAAAATAATATGTTTCTGGAAAAAGCCCTTTCTTTAATAGACAATGTGGAATTATATAAAGCTTCTCCCGAAAAAATGACGGGTATTTCAGGCTATGGGCTATATATTTTTGATGGATGCCTTCCTGAGAAAATGCCTGACGACGGGTTTATACTATTGCTGAATCCTCCTGAGAATGCATATGTTACTATGGGCGAAAAAAAGAATATAACAGCCACAGCCCGTATGTTGGATAATACCGGTCTTGCGGATATTTCTACCATTTCCTTTGAGGTATCAAAGGCACGTGCTCTGAACGCAAATTGGGGCAAGCCTCTCATACGTAGTGGAGGGGATAGCTTGGCAGTTTTTGGAGAATATCAAGGGAAGAAAACGGCTGTCTTTGGTTTTGATTTGCATGATTCGGATTTGCCCTTAAATGCAGGTTTCCCTATCTTATTTTATCGCCTAATGGAGTGGTATTTTCCTGATGGCGAAGGTGCCTTAACCCAACATCAGGCGGGAGAGACAATCTCGTTTTCATTGCGTCCGGAAACGGAAAAAGCGTGGGTTATCACGCCCCAAGGAGGCAAGATGGTTGTGGCACCCCCCTTCCCGTCACTGCCCTATACCCAAACATCGAAAACAGGTTTTTATTCTTTGGTTGAAGAAGATGGAAGCGGAACTCAGACAACTCAAATATTTGGAATAAACCCCAAGACCGAGGGCGAGTCTGACTTAACATTAAAGGGAGAACAAAAGACAGTAGAAGGTGGGCAAGCAAAGACAGTGCATGCAGGAAAGTCGATGCGAAATTTATTGCTACTGCTTTTATGCGCAATATTAATAATAGAATGGCGGGTGAATTGCCGTGAACATTGA
- a CDS encoding alanine/glycine:cation symporter family protein: MEAINNFVSTINGFVWGPVMLFLLFGTHVFLTIRTKFVQRHIGLAIKLSVTPDNEAEGDVSGFGALATALAATIGTGNIVGVATAVALGGPGAILWCWLTGLFGIATKYGEALLAIKYRVKDKTGSMVGGPMYALERGLGQKWLGVLFAIFAGIACFGIGNMTQANSIATMVEANFHIPTWITGIVLTIATALVILGGINSIAKTCEKLVPFMAGFYILGCIIILIINAPYIGAAFKTIVVSAFTPTAAGGGFVGATVMMAIRFGIARGLFTNESGLGSAPIADAAAMTRNPVRQALISSSGVFWDTIVVCALTGLVLVTSILKNPDAMAGLNGGMLTTAAFDTIPTVGPIVLTVGLITFAWSTILGWSYYGERSWVYLVGTKAIKPFRVAWVIVVFIGCVTALDLVWNIADTLNAMMAFPNLVALLGLSGVIVSETKKYLWDDNMDGWSTDEIPTVNK, from the coding sequence ATGGAAGCAATAAATAATTTTGTATCCACCATCAATGGCTTCGTTTGGGGCCCTGTTATGCTGTTTCTGTTGTTCGGCACACATGTGTTTTTGACAATTAGAACAAAATTTGTACAGAGACACATTGGCTTAGCAATCAAACTTTCTGTAACACCTGACAATGAGGCTGAGGGTGATGTATCCGGCTTTGGCGCTTTGGCAACTGCTTTGGCAGCAACAATTGGTACCGGTAATATTGTTGGTGTTGCAACTGCCGTAGCTTTAGGCGGCCCCGGTGCAATTTTGTGGTGCTGGTTGACTGGTCTTTTCGGTATTGCTACAAAATACGGCGAGGCTCTGTTGGCAATCAAATACAGAGTAAAAGACAAAACCGGATCTATGGTGGGCGGACCTATGTATGCACTTGAAAGAGGTCTGGGACAAAAATGGTTAGGCGTATTATTTGCTATATTTGCAGGCATTGCTTGCTTCGGTATTGGTAATATGACTCAGGCTAACTCAATTGCAACAATGGTTGAAGCAAACTTTCATATTCCCACATGGATTACAGGCATTGTTTTAACGATTGCAACAGCCTTAGTTATTTTGGGCGGTATTAATTCCATCGCAAAGACTTGTGAAAAGCTGGTTCCTTTTATGGCTGGTTTTTATATCTTAGGTTGTATTATCATTCTTATCATTAATGCACCTTACATAGGTGCTGCGTTTAAGACAATCGTAGTTAGTGCCTTTACACCAACGGCAGCAGGTGGCGGATTTGTGGGTGCAACAGTAATGATGGCAATTCGTTTTGGTATTGCCCGTGGTTTATTTACAAACGAATCCGGTTTGGGTTCTGCACCTATTGCTGATGCTGCTGCAATGACAAGAAACCCTGTACGTCAGGCTTTGATTTCCAGCTCGGGCGTTTTCTGGGATACAATCGTTGTTTGCGCATTAACAGGTCTGGTTTTGGTAACTTCTATTTTGAAGAATCCGGATGCAATGGCAGGCTTAAACGGTGGTATGCTGACAACAGCAGCTTTTGATACAATCCCTACAGTTGGACCTATCGTACTTACAGTTGGTTTGATTACATTTGCTTGGTCTACCATTTTGGGCTGGAGCTACTATGGCGAAAGATCTTGGGTTTATCTGGTTGGTACCAAGGCAATCAAACCTTTCCGCGTTGCATGGGTAATCGTTGTATTCATCGGCTGTGTAACAGCTCTTGATCTTGTTTGGAACATTGCGGATACATTGAATGCGATGATGGCATTCCCTAACTTAGTTGCTTTACTTGGATTAAGCGGCGTTATTGTTTCTGAAACAAAGAAATATCTTTGGGATGACAATATGGACGGTTGGTCTACAGATGAAATTCCTACAGTTAACAAATAA
- a CDS encoding ABC transporter ATP-binding protein, which yields MLEIKDLVKNYGKFTAVDRLTLSVGKGAICGFVGPNGAGKTTTMRIMSGLLNATSGNVIIDGVDVTKNPRALREKIGYMPDFFGVYDNLKVTEYMDFYAGAYGIAYKDRAPIIDNLLEIVDLSHKKDSYVDSLSRGMKQRLCLARSLVHDPELLILDEPASGLDPRARVEMKEVLKQLQEMGKTIIISSHILPELAEMCTEVCIINHGKLAAQGSVQEIMQKLSQKRIIHIEPLREMERMIQILKEQPMIRSIVENTKDVELDFTGTNEELSDVLKQLILADIPLLSFKEKEGNLEEVFMQVTGGESI from the coding sequence TTGCTGGAAATTAAGGATCTAGTCAAAAATTATGGTAAATTTACCGCGGTGGACCGCCTGACATTATCAGTGGGAAAAGGTGCAATCTGCGGATTTGTAGGACCAAATGGTGCGGGGAAGACTACCACCATGCGTATTATGTCGGGGTTATTGAATGCTACCTCTGGCAATGTGATTATAGATGGTGTTGACGTAACAAAAAACCCCAGAGCTTTGCGGGAAAAAATCGGTTATATGCCTGACTTTTTTGGAGTATATGATAATCTAAAGGTAACAGAGTATATGGATTTTTATGCGGGAGCTTATGGCATTGCGTATAAGGATAGAGCGCCAATTATTGATAATCTTTTGGAAATTGTAGACTTATCCCATAAAAAAGATAGTTATGTTGATTCCCTTTCAAGGGGAATGAAGCAAAGGCTTTGCTTGGCAAGAAGCCTTGTCCATGACCCTGAACTTTTAATTTTAGATGAACCTGCGTCAGGCCTTGACCCAAGAGCCAGGGTAGAGATGAAAGAGGTTTTAAAGCAGTTGCAGGAGATGGGAAAGACCATTATCATCAGCTCTCATATTTTGCCTGAACTGGCAGAAATGTGTACAGAGGTATGTATTATTAATCATGGAAAGCTGGCGGCGCAAGGTTCTGTTCAGGAAATCATGCAGAAATTGAGTCAAAAGAGAATCATTCACATTGAACCTCTCAGAGAAATGGAAAGGATGATTCAAATTTTGAAGGAACAGCCCATGATTCGATCTATTGTGGAAAACACGAAAGATGTGGAGCTGGATTTTACAGGCACCAATGAAGAACTTTCCGACGTTTTAAAGCAATTGATATTGGCGGATATTCCACTGCTTTCCTTCAAGGAGAAGGAAGGAAATCTGGAAGAAGTGTTTATGCAGGTAACAGGAGGTGAAAGCATATGA
- a CDS encoding glycosyltransferase family 4 protein, giving the protein MNIGIFSDTYYPQLNGVATSIRTLAHGLEKKGHNVYIFTPWDPRTPEIDEPNVYRIPSMPFLFLKNFRAGLLCPPHLSKKIHSMNLDIIHTQTEFSLGFLGKYISTTQGIPLVHTYHTMYEDYVHYIAGGHIITQEMAREYSKFFCNATTDVIAPTKKTEDLLISYGVTTPISIIPTGIDTAHFRKENYSPEEILALRHSVGLEADTPVVLSIGRVAKEKSIDVVLGAMPELLEKLPDAKMVIVGEGPEKENLELLAKNLGIGDHLIFTGGKPWTEIGKYYQLGNVFCSASVTETQGLTFAEAMAAGVPVVAKDDPCIQNIISHNKTGLLFEDAEALPDLLYQLLTDEALHNNLSKAGMETMKNLSAENFCTCVESLYEKILQSGNKPEKVSPPAIPLVIGARAAKK; this is encoded by the coding sequence ATGAATATAGGTATATTTTCAGACACGTATTATCCTCAACTAAACGGTGTCGCCACATCCATTCGCACATTGGCTCACGGACTGGAGAAAAAGGGACATAATGTTTACATTTTCACCCCATGGGATCCACGTACACCGGAAATAGATGAACCAAATGTATATAGAATTCCCAGCATGCCATTCTTATTTTTGAAGAATTTCCGTGCCGGCTTGCTATGCCCACCTCATCTTTCCAAAAAAATTCATTCTATGAATTTGGACATTATTCATACCCAAACAGAATTCTCTTTAGGTTTTTTGGGCAAATACATTTCGACTACGCAGGGAATTCCCTTGGTGCACACGTATCACACAATGTATGAAGACTATGTGCACTACATTGCGGGTGGTCATATCATCACCCAGGAGATGGCTAGAGAGTATAGCAAATTTTTCTGTAATGCAACTACAGATGTGATTGCACCAACAAAAAAAACTGAGGATCTTCTTATCAGTTATGGGGTTACTACCCCAATCTCAATTATACCAACAGGAATTGATACTGCCCATTTTCGTAAAGAGAATTATTCCCCAGAAGAAATTCTTGCCCTGCGCCATTCTGTGGGACTTGAGGCAGATACTCCCGTTGTTCTCTCAATCGGTCGTGTAGCAAAGGAAAAAAGCATCGACGTGGTATTAGGTGCCATGCCAGAACTTTTGGAGAAATTGCCTGATGCGAAGATGGTAATTGTAGGTGAAGGGCCAGAGAAAGAAAATCTGGAGCTTTTGGCGAAAAATTTAGGCATCGGGGATCATCTTATTTTTACCGGAGGAAAACCATGGACTGAAATCGGCAAATACTATCAACTGGGGAATGTTTTTTGCAGTGCATCTGTAACAGAAACACAAGGCCTGACCTTTGCCGAAGCAATGGCGGCAGGTGTACCTGTTGTTGCTAAAGACGACCCTTGTATTCAAAACATTATCAGCCACAACAAAACAGGCTTATTATTTGAAGATGCAGAAGCTTTACCTGACTTACTTTATCAGTTGCTTACCGATGAAGCTTTGCACAACAATCTCTCAAAAGCAGGCATGGAAACGATGAAAAACCTTTCTGCCGAAAACTTTTGCACCTGTGTTGAGAGCCTTTATGAAAAAATACTGCAAAGCGGAAATAAACCGGAAAAGGTATCTCCCCCTGCAATTCCTTTGGTTATCGGTGCAAGGGCTGCAAAAAAATAA
- a CDS encoding ABC transporter permease, which produces MMNPVLRREAITSLRGWKNYAVLTFYLLMMTLGAGVFFYASVFQSYRFSFDPQNIVYLYVTLAAIQMALIVLSVPALTAGSISGERERQTLDLLLVTKLSPFSIVTGKLLSSMAFVLLLIVSTLPVFSIVFYFGSLGISSLLMMIGFTLTTAYMLGGISVFFSCIYKRTVVSIMLVYIVTGVLCFGTLLMVLLPMATRGYGQLSSTATLIKLIPNPGVGFFSLIDHQIGTSIVDNVFFNNINGTKRSFVLWASGNLWVLHMAFQVVIGSIFVVLAAGLINPVREHKQRDKVTKTKKKKSEE; this is translated from the coding sequence ATGATGAACCCTGTATTAAGAAGAGAGGCAATTACCTCCTTACGTGGATGGAAAAACTACGCTGTATTGACGTTTTATTTGCTTATGATGACATTGGGGGCAGGCGTTTTCTTTTACGCCAGCGTGTTTCAATCGTATCGTTTCTCCTTTGATCCTCAAAATATTGTTTATTTGTACGTAACCTTAGCAGCGATACAGATGGCATTGATTGTGTTATCGGTTCCTGCCTTGACTGCGGGCAGTATCAGCGGGGAAAGAGAGCGACAGACTTTGGATTTGCTCTTGGTGACTAAGCTTTCACCTTTTTCTATCGTAACTGGAAAGCTTTTATCCTCTATGGCGTTTGTACTGCTTTTGATTGTTAGTACACTGCCTGTTTTCTCCATTGTATTTTATTTTGGAAGTTTGGGTATTAGTTCCCTTTTGATGATGATTGGTTTTACTTTGACCACAGCGTATATGCTTGGTGGAATCTCTGTATTCTTTTCGTGCATTTACAAAAGAACGGTGGTTTCCATTATGCTGGTGTATATTGTGACTGGCGTTTTATGTTTTGGGACATTGCTTATGGTATTATTGCCGATGGCAACAAGGGGTTATGGCCAACTTTCAAGTACAGCCACCCTTATAAAATTAATTCCAAATCCAGGGGTTGGATTCTTTTCTTTGATTGATCATCAGATTGGTACCAGTATTGTAGATAATGTATTTTTTAATAATATAAATGGCACAAAAAGAAGCTTTGTTTTATGGGCATCAGGAAACCTTTGGGTACTGCATATGGCATTTCAGGTTGTCATTGGGTCCATTTTTGTAGTATTGGCGGCAGGTTTAATTAATCCTGTGCGAGAGCATAAGCAAAGAGATAAAGTAACTAAGACGAAAAAGAAAAAAAGCGAGGAATAA
- a CDS encoding ATP-dependent helicase: protein MSKLLNENQRIAVNHGEGPMLVLAGPGSGKTTVILCRLRRFLSENKNKGILVVTFTKAAATEMKERFGERGSDRILFATFHSLFFRILRRTYGYTSEKIIGEEEKSKVLQGILSEKNWSLNDPEEFISQFIMQASFMGNELLTPMEFIPEGMERDMFRQLHRAYESYKERHGKLDFDDMLIQCYELLMEDQKTLAFWQEKFPYIMVDEFQDINRVQYECLRLLAAPRNNLFVVGDDDQSIYGFRGSRPDFLLEFERQYPESQNVVLDINYRSSERILSLAGKVIDVNERRFGKELKGANGKGEKVSFFLAEDTTAEAEKVAEKIGSLLEDGIALNEIAVIYRTNLQGGAFARALYRRGIPYVMREGGGNIYDHWIAKDILAYLTLGESADADSALRRIINKPKRYISKEMLEDAEKMPYTLLRSFFVCPSLKKWQEESLENLQRDLIQIGKRNPYNGINYIRRVIGYDEYLEEYAAFRKSSGRAFLEIADEITEIAKKTMDVREFRGNLEEMSRQMQEQVREKNVINKGVTLSTMHGAKGLEFYAVFLPSLTEGVVPHERAMEGLEEERRLFYVALTRTKEKLCLSATRNRYGKETKPSRFLKEMGLDVDGLYIKKP, encoded by the coding sequence ATGAGTAAATTGCTAAACGAAAATCAAAGAATTGCAGTGAATCATGGGGAAGGACCCATGTTGGTTCTGGCTGGGCCGGGCAGTGGAAAGACTACGGTAATCCTATGCAGATTGCGGCGGTTTTTGTCGGAAAATAAAAATAAAGGAATTCTTGTTGTGACTTTTACAAAGGCAGCCGCAACGGAAATGAAGGAAAGGTTTGGAGAACGAGGAAGTGACAGAATTTTATTTGCTACATTCCATAGTCTCTTTTTTCGTATTTTACGGCGTACCTATGGATATACCTCCGAAAAAATCATAGGGGAGGAGGAAAAATCCAAAGTTTTGCAAGGAATTCTATCAGAAAAAAATTGGAGCTTAAACGACCCTGAGGAGTTTATTTCCCAATTTATAATGCAGGCCTCTTTTATGGGCAATGAACTGCTTACGCCTATGGAGTTTATTCCAGAAGGTATGGAACGGGACATGTTTCGGCAATTGCATCGGGCATATGAGAGTTATAAAGAGCGCCATGGAAAGCTTGATTTTGATGATATGCTGATTCAATGCTATGAGCTTCTTATGGAAGATCAAAAGACCTTAGCTTTTTGGCAAGAAAAGTTTCCATATATTATGGTGGATGAATTTCAGGATATAAATAGGGTGCAATATGAATGCTTGCGTTTATTGGCGGCACCAAGAAATAATCTGTTTGTGGTGGGTGATGATGACCAAAGCATATATGGTTTTCGGGGCTCTCGCCCTGATTTTCTTCTGGAATTTGAAAGGCAATATCCTGAGAGTCAAAATGTAGTTTTAGATATAAACTATCGTTCTAGCGAACGCATTCTCTCTCTGGCAGGAAAAGTAATTGACGTGAATGAACGACGCTTTGGCAAGGAATTGAAGGGAGCCAATGGAAAAGGGGAAAAGGTCTCCTTTTTTCTGGCGGAGGATACTACGGCGGAAGCAGAAAAAGTTGCGGAGAAAATAGGCAGTTTACTGGAAGACGGTATTGCCCTGAATGAAATTGCTGTTATCTATCGTACCAATCTGCAAGGAGGTGCCTTTGCCAGGGCGCTGTATCGCCGGGGGATTCCTTATGTGATGCGAGAGGGCGGGGGGAACATTTATGACCATTGGATTGCCAAGGACATCCTTGCGTATCTAACCCTTGGGGAGAGCGCAGATGCAGACAGTGCTCTGCGGCGCATTATAAATAAGCCAAAACGTTACATAAGTAAAGAAATGTTAGAAGATGCGGAAAAGATGCCATATACCTTGCTCAGAAGTTTTTTTGTCTGCCCTTCTTTAAAAAAGTGGCAGGAAGAGAGCCTTGAGAATCTACAGCGGGATTTGATACAGATAGGAAAAAGAAATCCTTATAATGGGATAAACTATATACGGCGGGTAATCGGTTATGATGAATATTTGGAGGAATATGCAGCATTTCGCAAATCCAGCGGAAGGGCATTTCTAGAAATTGCCGATGAAATAACGGAAATTGCGAAAAAAACAATGGACGTAAGAGAATTTCGTGGAAATCTGGAGGAAATGAGCCGCCAAATGCAGGAACAAGTTCGAGAGAAAAACGTCATAAATAAAGGGGTTACCTTATCCACCATGCATGGTGCAAAGGGCTTAGAGTTTTATGCAGTTTTTTTACCTTCGCTGACAGAAGGGGTAGTGCCCCATGAGCGTGCAATGGAAGGTCTGGAGGAAGAACGACGTTTGTTTTATGTGGCTTTGACCAGAACCAAGGAAAAGCTATGCTTATCTGCCACCAGAAATCGCTACGGTAAGGAAACAAAGCCTTCCAGATTTTTGAAGGAGATGGGTTTAGATGTGGATGGGCTATATATAAAGAAACCTTAA